Genomic window (Capsicum annuum cultivar UCD-10X-F1 chromosome 10, UCD10Xv1.1, whole genome shotgun sequence):
gttcacttgtgaacccCTTGGTGTCAATCCTGACTCCGCCAttgattataaaataattttattcatatatcTTTGCATGATCTCAAATAGCTATAGAAATAGActttgaataaaaataattaagacgtcattttgaaattttgatttagGCCATATTGAGCcgcccctatatatatatatatatattgagtgtACAGAGACTTTTACACCTCCTATTTGTGGGAAATATAGAAAACAGTTTCAATCATGCATATATTGGAGAGGAGCTGCTCCTCGCTTCAATCACTTCATGTTTTCTACTGTCACAAACTTTAGTCAattataaatatgtttttttttttctaaagaacagctttaaaataaaaatttcaaatccgAAGAATATTTCAAAGAACAAAAAGAAGCTAGATCATAGCTAGTCATTAATTATTTTCGGCAaatatattactccctccattccattttattagACCTACTATAAATACTaattgttaaattttaaaaagattctACTTCTGGATAAATCATTTTACACATACTATATGCacctaaaaaattattaataataaaatacgtATTTGAAGCTAACAACCCTAATTCAAGTAAAGTATGTACTTCTCATAAATTCTGTGATAGCTGACTAAAGAAACAACAATTACTTCtttcatttataatttttaattagtcCATTGTGGTTACCTCTTTACTGCAAAAAGAGAGTTACTTGGGATTGAAACTACATTTGGGTAATTCGAATAATTTTGTAGATGACTTTTTTGTGACTTATTTGCTAATTCTATCACTTTGCATAAATGTGTGTTGCAAGCAAATGAAAGACAACAAATATCCCACACATATGCATATCTTTTTATACAatctttattataattattttttattaatttacgaTAATGTATTTTTCTTCAAGTGAAATTTCTGTCAAGACCAAGAGGATAAGATTGGAGAATGAAACATCGATTGTTGACAATCTAAATACATAATTCTCTAGCGATGTCATACAAATGGTGAAAAGAAAATCATGAATAGAATGAGTGCGTGGGTGGGTGGGgagtatgtgtgtgtgtttgggGTGGGGAGTGGGGATATTAATAAAAAGTCAATTGTGTAAAATTTGTCATTATTAGCTATAGctttttattgtaattatatCTTTATTACAATTTGTTTTTAGAATTCGCTACAAAAGCATTTTAGTAATTATTCATGTACAAATAATGACTAGCTTTCtcgatttgatatattttttcgaTTTTATTATTTAGCTGTGTGTATTGATTCATGTGTATATTGATTCATGCTGAGAAGTTTGTTGATCAACTTCGATTTCCACCATCAGCGCTAGCAGCTGCTGCACGCATTACTAAGTAATCTACTCTCGATTTATTTGAGTAAAATAAAACCATCTCAATTTACCTAGGAGTAAAATAAAATCTTTGAGAAGCATAAcaactagaataaaaatcatcTTTCATAAGTGTAGTATACTTTGGATTAAATATCATTTTATTGATAAATAGAGATGTTTTCAATTATGATGTTCTTACATACATGAAATTTTAACAATTGTGCATCGCGCGGGTATGATTACTAGTTCTTCCTAAAGAGGCAGTCCATTTgcgaaaaaatatatattagatttaatttaatataagCTTCGAAATCTACCTCGTCCAATGAAGGTTTGAAGTGATGTGTGATGAAAAAATAAGGCCTATATGAAAGGAATGTAgtgaataaatttatatattcaatcagataaactataaattttatttgaaccATAATTCTGAAAATCACATCCAACTTGATACTATTTTATTTCACCTTCCAAATGGAAAAAATTAATCCTGAGATTATGATCGACAAATAATTTAGTCTGCAAACCAAACGAGAACCTCTAAAGGAATAAAAGAAATTGTCGCATCTCATTATGGACAAATATATAAGATTGACACATGTTCTAAATGAAATgagcatttttgagctaaaatacAAACGGAAATATTTTCTGCCCCACTTCAAATAGTTCAAGGTAATTTTGAACCTTTTCATACAAACTATAATGTATGAGTACTACTATACAAATTATATTATTAGCTATCATGTAGTAAGTACTCCATCGCGCAAAGGGCTCAAACTCGTTAGAGTGCTACCTCCAATAGTGGGTCATACTGTACTTTACTCGTTACTCTAGGAAAAGGCCGAACCACAAAGGTTTATTGTGACCTCCAAGTCACACGACAACTACTTTACTCATTACTCCAAGGTTCTCCTTCCTTCAATACAACAGCAAAAGATCcaaatttaagaaaagaaatgCATTCCAAAGATGCAACTTAAATACTCCAACAAAAGATCCCAAGTACAGTACAAGAAATGCACACCAAATATGCACCTTAACTAATCCATCAAAAGATCCTAATTCAAGCCCCGAGTTTTATGAATTCAGTTCACTAGAATTACAATCAAATCCTCCGATTCCCAACGTTGTGAAGCAATTGCTGCAGCCACTTCTTCGTCACACGATCCTCCTGATAAAATAACACAATGCAAAACCACCCATGGTCAGAAAAAAACAAGGGTCTAATGCCAGAAAAGGACTGCTTCATGATCACTAACGGAGCGGGGGTGGGGcgtggggggtggggtggggggtagGGAGCTACTTATATTGCCAAGTATTACGTACACTAAGACGACTGCTGAAGGTGGTATCTCTAAGAATAAGAGGAAGATGAGTCCTCAGTACATCACATGCCCTGCCATAAGCCATGCACATAGCCTTCAGCCACACAGAAATGGGAAATCCCGAAGAGGATTGTGATATATCACACATAAGCAAGCTGAAAGTAAAACCCGGGATGGTGATATAAAGAAAACccatgttgctcggactctccaaaaatgttgcttcacccatgtcggatccttcaaaagtgcATTAATTTGAGGATCCGCACGCACCgatcaacatttttgaagagtttgagCAACATAGCAGAAAACTAACCTTCGATTATAAGACAAACGAAGATAGCACCTAATTATGTGTTTCAGCAGACTAGATGAAGGTTGTTCAGCCAATGCGCCAACCATATTCCCTAAAACTCGGACTACTGCGAAAAACAATTCTGGTGTGGTACAGATGTAACTCAAACCTAAATTATCTAGAAGGCATCTTCGCAGAATGAAAGTTGCAACCTGTCAGCATGAATTAATTAGATGCATAAATCTATTTAAGTCGAGGGAAGATTACTGGAAACTGGCATTGGGGAAACACTCACTGTTTTTGACAGTTCACTTCCCATCTGCATCGCACGCAAGCACCGCTGAATTATCTGTGTTGGAAGAAGAACCCTGATAACGTCAGTGTCATCTGCCTGCgcaaagaaaatcaaaagaaacaaAGTACCTTAAAGATTTAGAATAACAATGGATTAAGGTAGGTTAGAATACCATAAATAGCATATTAGCTCTTCAAATTATAATTAATCATGGGTTCCTTCTCATGCCATTCCCAGTAGatatgatcatgaatgaaatctttatACTAACAATgaaagtagaaatagaaatacaTTAGACTTATTACCTTCACGAGAGCACCAATGACACCTAAGCTTGTAAGCCTCAAATACTCAAATGGTCTAGACTCGCTTGTTGTATCAAGAAAAGGGTACAGATAGAAAGGAATTTTTGCTGCAAAATAAAAAACTGTCAGAAGGATTTATTCTGGGAAAACCAAATATCACGACCATGACGGATCACAATTACACTTATCATCACACAAAAGTCTACCTAGATCTAGAGAACACATGATTATGAAGTCCAtttatttgattctttttttaaGATGTACTAAGTTTTTGAAGGTGATGTACTAAGTTTTTGAAGGTTACAAATAGCATTTTACATGAATAATGCGGGGCTGGGGTAGTTATTTAAGACTACATGCTTGTGTTCTTGCACCAGCCAGTGCTTCAAAGAACCTAAGGCCACAAGCACTAAATCTTCATTTCTTTCTCTTGATGGACATCAGTGACTGCAAAGGATGGACGGTCTTAATTACTTGACAGTTGTGAATTCCAAGAAAAACAAAATCCAAGtagtataattttcttttttcctgtAAGTAATGGATAAGATAAATCCAAGATTGAAAAGGGTGATAGATAGGTTGGTTAACAAGAACCAAATGGCTTTCATAAAAGGGAGGCAAAATATGGATGCTGCTGTGTGTGTGGATTCTAGAATGAAAGGAGGAGATGAGCCTCGAGTCGTGTAAATTGGACAGTGAAAAGGCCTATGGCCATGTTAACTGGAAATTCCGGCTGAACATACTCGGACAAATGGATTATAGTAAAAAATGGTCGGGGTGGATAAGATATTGCATCAGTACTACCAGGTATTCTATTCTGGTGAATGGTGAACCAATTGGATCTTTCACATGTGGGAGGGGGGTCTTAGACAGGGAGATCTTCCATCTCCATTActttttgttttggctatggaaGGTTTTGATAGTATGATGAGGAGAACAATTCTAACCAACtggattagaggctttcagataggaGGTGCTATAGTGCAAACCAAGGAAATATGTCATTTACTTTACGCCGAtgacacactttttttttttttgtgaaccTATTGAGGAACAGATAAATTACATCAGATTGCTACAATTGTTTTGAAACCTTTGTTCCCAATCAAGAAGGTACTCAACAACTAGGGTTTCGGAGACATACTTGGTTGTAATGTGGATCATTTGCCTACAGTTCACTTGGGCATGGCACTTGGTTATAAACATAAGATGCAGTTATATGGGATGGCATAATAGAGAAGTCAGAAAAGAGATTGACAAGATGGAAGACCCAACATTTGTCATTAGGAGGAAGACTCGCTTGTTTTAGACGATCTTCCTACTTATGTAATGTCTCTATTCCCTATACTGCAAAAGGTTGTGAAGAAACTGGACAAGCTCAGAAGGGATTTTCTTTGACACagatgcaacaacaacaacaacaacaacaacaaacccagtgtattcccacctagtggggtctggggggtaagatgtacgcagtccatacctctacctctaagtagaaaggctgtttccgatagacccccggctcaagtcacgagataccacacaaactcatagtaaagcacagaactagattacataacataaatactgcacccataagtattagaaaacagaggaaagcacacagattcgtaataaaacatggaacccggaatcataacaagaataaaacccccaccaagtaattccctacactagcggcccaaaccggccctagtcctctgccctaattcgcgtcctccagaccttcctatctagggtcatgtcctcggtgagctgtaactgctccatgttccgcctaatcacctcaccccagtacttcttcggcctacccctaccccgcctaaaaccatccaacgctagcctctcacacctacgaaccggagcatccatgcccctcctcttcacgtgtccgaaccatctcaatcgggcttcccgcatcttgcactccactggagtcacaccaaccttctcccagatagtctcattccgaactctatcccctatAGTCAGTCcgcacatccagcgcaacatccgcatttctgccaccttcatttttttagatgtgggagttcttaactggccaacactccgctccatacaacatggccggacggactaccaccctgtagaatttgcctttcagcttgggcgacaccttcttatcacacaacacccccgacgcgagcttccacttcatccatcccgccccaatacggtgcgagacatcctcgtcaatctcaccgttactctggatcacggacccgagatacttgaaactatccctcttacatacctcctgtgattccagcttcactactacctcattctcccgcctcgcgtcattaaacttgcattccacatactctgtcttgcttctgctcaccctgaaccctttagactcaagagtttgcctccacacctctaatttgtcattcacaccccctcgagtctcatctatcagaactacatcgtctgcaaaaagcatacaccaagacacctccccttgaatacgctgcgtcgacacatccatcaccaacgcaaacaaaaagggactaagagtagatccctgatgcaatcctgtcaagacaatgaaatgctctgagtctcctcccgccgtcctcacctgagttttcgctccatcatacatatccttaattgctctgatatatgccagcggtactccactcacctccaagcatctccaaagcacctctctggggactttgtcgtaagccttctccagatcgataaacaccatgtgcaggtccttcttccttctttGACACAGATGCAAGGAGAAAAAAGGATATAAGATAGTGATATGGGAAGTAACAATGAACAATAGGTACTTGGGAGGATTAGGCATCAAAAACTAAAGAGACAGAACGATACCCTCCGGATGAAATGGAGATTGTCAAAGTTAAATATGGCGAGAACAGCCCATGGTGGAGCAATCTAGTTCTATGCCCTATGGAAGTGGGGCATGAAGAACAATCTGAGACCTTTGGAAAAATATAGAAGAGAGAACATGGCTATTAACGTGGAGATGGGAGAAAAACCAAGTTTTGGGGAGATGCTTGGAACAGTCAGAACCCTCTTAAGGATACCTTTCCGACCTATTCAGCATATGCAACAACCCTGAAGCAACTGTCAAAGAATGCTGGACTGATCAAGGATGGGATCTTTCTTTAGAAGATTATTGAATGATTGGGAGGTGGACAGGGTGGCCAACATGTTTCTTCTACTAGAGGACTTCCCAGGCACTACCTCAAATTCAGATTCTATGAGATGGAAGCACAGAAATGATGGAAAATTCTCTGCTAAGAGGGCTTACGAGAAAAGAAATGCACAGCTAAACAGAAGACAAGTTTTGTGGAACACTGTCGGGAAAAACATAGCTCCAACTAAAGCAAATGGTTTACTTGGTTGTAAGAAAAGCTTGCCTAATACATGAGGTTTTGAAGAGAAAGGGACAGATTATAGTTTCCAGATGCCAACTTTGTGGTGAAACAGGAGAGACAATAGTCCCCTCTTTTTGCATTGTAAATTTACTGCACAGTTATGGGCCTTATTTTTTAACCTCACAGAAACGAAATGGACCATGCCCGAGCATACTGCAGATCTGCTGAGTTGCTGGATTAGAAGAGGAGGGGGCAAGATCCAGAGGAGATGGTAGAAAATCATCCCAAACTGCATATGGTGGAACGTATGGAAAGAGAGAAATAGCAaagaggtccaattctattcatAAAGTTAACTGAAATTGTATTGAATCCTTTTATTATTGgtgtaaaaagatagaaatagatGAATTAGAACCAGTAGATTTTTAGGATCTCTATAAGTAGCTTCCTCCTACTTCCTGTTTGCACCCTTTTGAAGGACTCAAGCATATCCTTAATGCTGAGGAATACAACATTACCAGTttcaaagaaaaaagtaaaatccaaGTGTAATGTCTTCATATGTAAATCAAATTCCAATTCTCCTCCAAAGATTTATCAAACAAATGTAGAGTGGCATTAATTTGATACTGTTTGGATCTTATTCTCTGACTTGTGTTTGTAGGATTCTTTTTGACAAGCaaataggaattttatcaaatgaAAAGCACTACGCCAGTGCCTGTGGTATAAGATATGTAACTATGCGGCATGCTGAGATTTCTGTGCCCAAACAAATTAACATAGACAACAATTTTCTAGCTATCCAACAATATTCTACCTAAAAGCACAGTCAGCAAAGGCTTTTTTTGTGTATCAGAAAGACCCAAGGTTATTGCCTTTGCAAACAGATAAGAGAACTTtaacaaaaaaagaagagaatcTTTACCATCGAGGAGCAACATTTTGGTGTCAGAATGAGAGGCTACACACTGCAAAATAGAAAGAAATGTGAATCTATTTCAATAGGAAGGATAGAAGATTTGACCAGCAAAGACCTATATAACAGAAGCATAGTGTGAACATAATTAAATCATAAAgcactaatactatgataacaaTAGATATTATTTGGAAGTGATACTGATCATGTGCCAAGgaagaaataaaacttaaaactaCTTCACTACTAACAGGTATTtttttcaaagaagaaaaaattaaaaatttgagcaCCACCTCGTTAATGCATATAACACAACCCCAAGCATATCCAATTATCTACACCTAATACTGAACATTTAATCATTATAAAGAAATCacaaagaaggagaaggagaagttTATGTACCTGAAGAAGTGTTAGTACGTTACAAACTCTATTTGATTGTGCAGGAATCAGGTTTGACGGCGACAAAAAAGGATATATAGAAATTATTTCCTGTAAACATGCATATTAACATTTACAGACTTATCGAAATAGCTAGTAACTTCCACGCTATAAGtctaagagagaagaatcaaatAGTTGGACAGAAAATGTCTACAATAGAAGTTCaagaaatactaataaattaGTTGAGAAGCTCATCATGGTAGAAAGAGTTAATTTGAAATACTGGTTCTGCTAAAGCATAGTAACCTTCTTTTTACCATCTAAGTTGGGCCAAGGTACAAAACCAGTTAAATTAAGATTAGACTTAAATGACAGAATAGTTTCTCCTCCTAGTATTAATTTTGTTGGGGTTCATGTATCCTTGTAGTGGATTTTTGGCTTCATCACCTGTTTCATCAACATCCAATAAATATGGAAAAGCACACCGGGATTCCAGTTTGTGACTTTCCCTGTATATTTTTTTGAAACCTACTTTCCCTGTATATTTATTTCCAAATTTTACTCCAAATCATTTTATTCCCCTTTTTTCCAGCCAATTATAAAGCAACCCAActtgttcttgttcaaaaattACAAAGCAACCCAACATATACAATGAAAATGACATACACTGACTAGCTTCCATTATTAGACAAACAACCTTGCTATGAGCTGACTACAAATTACAACAAGGGACACACCTAGCCAATGTGGGACTAGATCCCACTCCCTCTCCAGCCAGAAATTTCACAAACCTCTTTTATCATCCTAAGACTCTAAAAGATGTTTAAAAGAACTAGGAATCTACaagattttttcaattttaaccaTTTGCATTCCCAAGTAACCCCAATCAAAAGGTCATTAAGATGTATCCTAGATAGCTTTGTTGGAAAGGTCATTTAATGCTTCCTTATATTTCACTTTTAATGGTGCAGTGTGAAGCATCTATTAATCACTGAAGAAATGCTGGAATTACAGTGTAGAGTGGTACTTTAGCATTCATGTGCATATGGGAGATGAGATTTAAAGGAAAAAAGGGAAGCCCAGTGCAAGCATCAAAGAGATGAGAAATGAGATAAACTCTAGAATTA
Coding sequences:
- the LOC107845250 gene encoding CCR4-NOT transcription complex subunit 9 isoform X2; translated protein: MLGDLFLSVLALVEKVTWYLVLLRGGRYPVELVEKRELFHDLGPVLWNSFGTPTIFLQEIISIYPFLSPSNLIPAQSNRVCNVLTLLQCVASHSDTKMLLLDAKIPFYLYPFLDTTSESRPFEYLRLTSLGVIGALVKADDTDVIRVLLPTQIIQRCLRAMQMGSELSKTVATFILRRCLLDNLGLSYICTTPELFFAVVRVLGNMVGALAEQPSSSLLKHIIRCYLRLSYNRRACDVLRTHLPLILRDTTFSSRLSEDRVTKKWLQQLLHNVGNRRI
- the LOC107845250 gene encoding CCR4-NOT transcription complex subunit 9 isoform X1; protein product: MSSLPQSLSLGINGGGLSGGGGGGGASSSSRTEASANRDRRMQLAEWLVLDLLNPDLRENALLELSKKRELFHDLGPVLWNSFGTPTIFLQEIISIYPFLSPSNLIPAQSNRVCNVLTLLQCVASHSDTKMLLLDAKIPFYLYPFLDTTSESRPFEYLRLTSLGVIGALVKADDTDVIRVLLPTQIIQRCLRAMQMGSELSKTVATFILRRCLLDNLGLSYICTTPELFFAVVRVLGNMVGALAEQPSSSLLKHIIRCYLRLSYNRRACDVLRTHLPLILRDTTFSSRLSEDRVTKKWLQQLLHNVGNRRI